The sequence below is a genomic window from Paenibacillus sp. DCT19.
GCTGCCGCCGAAGATGTAAGAAGTGAGGATTCAGTACAATTAATGAAAGAGCTGAGCGAGGAGCTCGGATTGTTATACGGAGGTGACGGTACGGCAGGATTCCAACTCTCAGACGTGGAAGTTCCGCGATCAGCATTTATTGTAGCTCGTTTGGATGGTTATCCTGTTGGTTGTGGAGCGATTAGACCCCTTGATGAACATTCCGTGGAAGTGAAGCGTATGTATACCCGTTCTGACTATAGACGTAAGGGCGTTGCACAAGCGATATTAGCTGAGGCTGAGCGTCTTGCCATACAATTTGAGTATCGCAATTTGAAGCTACAGACAGGTCCGCTGCAACCCGAAGCATCCGCATTATATGAGCGAATGGGATATTATCGGATTCCTATTTTTCACGGAGACTGGGATCAAGTATTGGCCTATCAGAAAGACTTAGTTAATCAACCAGCGACCCTCTGAAACATTATCTAAGATTAAGCGAACAAAGGTCGACAACACGTAGCTTAATTCCAAAAGTATTGATGTACTATACCCAGCACCAAAGTTACGATAAACAATGCCTTTTCAATTTAGTATAGTTAAATAAAACTCCCCACTCGGCATAATCTTGCTATAGCGTGGGGAGTTTTGTGTATACATTGCTATGTCAGTCTACGATTATCCTAATAACCTATACCTAATTTTAACTATGAATGTTCCTCGTTCGATTGGCTTTCACATATTTAAGCTGAGCAACGATGATGACGCTAATAATAACAAGCAAGAACCAGGAACTGATCTTGCTGAAGCTCACGAGCTGCCACGCTTCATGCTGGTCAGGATATTTCCAACCATTAAAGAATGTAGCGATGTTCTCAGCAGTCCAGATGAAGAAGCCAACAATGATAAAAGCGAGTGAGAGTGGCATTCGATAGGTTGTAGAACGTACACGGTAGATAATCCATGTCTTCCAGAACACAACAAATACAAGTGCTGTGAGCCACCAGCGGAAGTCGGGAATAAAGTGATGTGTGAAAAAGTTAAGATAGATTGCTGCTCCGAGCAATACGGAGGATATGCCACCTGGCCAACCGGTCATGTCCATTCGAAGTCTACGCCATACTTGGCACATAAAGCTAGCTACACTTGCATACATAAATCCACTGTAAAGCGGAACGCCCAATAATTTAGTATATCCAGGTTCGGGATACGACCATGAGCCCATCCATACTTTATATATCTCAAGTGTCAAGCCGATCAAGTGAAATACACAGATGACCTTGATTTCATCAAGGGTTTCCAGACCACTTCGATACATTAGGTATTGCACGATAAGTAGTATTAATAGAATGGCATCATAACGATGAAAAAAAGGAACTTGAACGACGCTCGTAAGTGCTAGTGTCCCAAAAATAACAACAGGGAAAATACAACTCATCGCCTGATGATAGCCAAAATGTAATAACTGTACGATAGATTTCATCTTACCTTTACTCCTTCATAAGGGCTGCTGATCTCAGTGAGATCCGTGGCTTTTTTTGATCTTTAGTTGAACGCCGTTTCCATTAATAGTAGGACAACATACTATAGTTTATATTATTCGTCTAGATATCGCTTATGCAAGAGAAAGGAGTGACTAGAATTGCCGTATAGCACAGGTCTAATCTATAATCCTGTTTCAGGAGCAACACAGTCTACACAGATCATTGTAACCTGTCTTAATGACTCACTTAACGCGCCAGTAAACGTTGAGCTTGAGGTTTTCCGATGGGATTCAACACAAACGGTTCGAATACCGATAGGTCATGAACTCTTCGAGCTTACAGCCCAAGCAGGTAGGACGTATGTGTATCCTCTCATCAATGCTTCTTTTTTTGAGGTGCAAAGTGATTATTTCAGTGCAACGAGCACCATGATTAATGTTTATGGTGTCGATTCGACAGGGCAGATCATACAACGTGTTCTGCAATCTGAGATGTCACTGATCGACCGATTCACCAATATCCCATAATCTGAAGTGAGGTGAAATTCATGGTTGTAGTTAATATTACTGGAGCACTAGCAGGGAATCAATTTGAACCTTCGATTGCTGTTAACACGCTTAATCCTAATATTCTGTGTGTTGTGGCCGTGGATACCAGTACGGGTCCGACATTGACAGGATTTTATCGTTCTATTGATGGTGGAACGACTTGGTCAACCTCGATTCTGCCCAATCCTCCCGGGTATGCTGGCGCAGAGGCACCTACCATTGACTATACGTTTCCAAGTACATTTATTGTAACCGTGCACGTGTTTAACGGATTCAATGACGGGACAATCGTGAGTTATACCTCTTTCGATGATGGACTAACCTGGCAACCACCCGTTATTGTTCAGGCAGGCTATGGTACGGTGATTCATAATGATGAGCCATTAATTGCGGTTGATCGCTCTCCTGGTAGTCCTTACAGGGGAATGCTTACGTGGGCTATACACCATTAGCCACGACTTTTTCTGCCATCTTTTCTCAGAGATCTCTTACACAAGGGTTGAATTGGGAAGCACCTGATCGTCAGTCCAGCCCAAGAGGTATACATGACCGTGCAGCATTGGCAGTTGGGTTCAATGGAGAGGTCTATGCAGGGTATATCATTACTGGACCGGCTAGTCCTTCAGCGCTTCTGCGAATCTCGTACGACGGAGGGATCAACTACCAGCCCTCTATTGAAAGACAATCTACTTTTATCGCCTCCGTAGTTCCTTCACCTTCTCCACTGCCTGTTCCTAATTATCAATTTCGAGTACAGACCAATTTGAATCTCGCTGCAGATATTTCTAATGGGCCGTTTAGCGGAACGGTCTATGCTGTATGGAATGATGCACGTAACGGATATACTGATGTTTTTCTCTCCGAGTCTCCCGATGGCTTACTTTGGTCAGATCCAGTAAGTATTACAAGTGCACCCGTCGGTACACAGAACTTTTTCCCTTCCATCGCAGTTTCACCATACACGGGTACGATAAGAGTTATTTATTATTCCAACCAGATTGATGGATTCCTGCTCGATGTTTATGTCGCAGAGTCGTTTAATGGAGGAGCTACCTTTACCAATCGCCGACTGACCACCACTTCCTTCAATCCAAACGGAATCTCGCCGGTACCGACAGTTCTGATCGGAGATTATATCACGGCGCAAACGACTGCTCCCGACAATCTTGCTGCGGTATGGATGGCAACAACTCTTCCTACAGGTAAATTAGATGTCTATTTTGGAACGTAAACGCCGTGATCGTTCAAACAATGTTTACAATTAAAAGTTAAATCACCTATGGTATGGCTCTAAGGGGTCATGCCTTTTGCAGTTCTACAACGTATGCTGTTAGAAGTATAGCTATGTATTCCAATGATTGGCTTCATCGATAAGGAACCCCAGGAGGGAAAGCATGTCGTATAAACAGATCAAGTGGATGATCTTGCTCATCCCAACCTTAACTGTCGGCATATGGGAGTATGTGCGTCACCAATTTCTTCTACCCTATATATCTATGGATCTGGGCAATTGGCTTACGCCTGTGATCGTGTATGTCGTAAGTATTACGCTAGTCACGAAGCTATTTCGTAACATGGAACGTATCCAAAAGGAACTGGAGAAGGAACGAGCAGCTAAGGCCGTACTGGAATCTCGGGAGAAATTAGCGAAGGAGCTGCACGATGGAATTGCACAATCACTCTTTTTACTTTCTGTTCAAGTAGAACGACTGGAATTACAGCGTAAACAAGAGAAGCAATTGGACGAAGTCTATGCGATTCGGAAAACCGTTCACGAGGTCAATCGATACGTTCGCCAGTCGATAGCTAATCTCAGATATGACGCTCAGAGTCATACAGCACAACCAACACTGGACTCAATTGCTCTACATAACCAAATTGGCCGAATCATCGGCGATACTCCAATTCCAATTGAGTTGGAGTGGCACATTGAGGATGATGTATTTACCGCAAAAGAGAAGATTGAGCTTCTCGCATGTCTGCGTGAAGCCGTTGTAAATATTCAGAAACATGCCAAGGCATCCCAAGGATGGATTAAAGGTGAGGACAAGAACGGATATCGCAAAATAACGATTAAAGATAACGGCAGAGGATTTACCGTCGATCCGTTTACGTTGAAAGACCGATATGGACTACATATCATGAAAGAGAGGCTGAAAGCGATGAATTGGAACTTGAGATTGGTTCGAGAACAGGAAAGCACTATTCTAGAATTTAGCCAAGATGGTGAACATGTATGAGTCATATTCGGGTGCTTGTTGTTGACGATCATGCCCATGCAAGAGAAGCGATATGTGATATTTTATCCATGGATTCGTCTCTTGAAGTGATAGGGGTTGTGACTGATGGTCAGCAGGCTATTGAATTTACAGAGCAATGGCTTCCTGATCTCATTCTGATGGACATTCAGATGCCGATTATGAACGGATTGGAAGCGACGAAGCGGATTAAGCTGATGTTCCCTTATGTGAAAATCGTGATGATTACCGTGTCCGATGACGTATTTCATTTGCTGGAAGCATTGAAATGTGGGGCACAAGGTTATTTGTTGAAGAACCTTGAACCTTCCATGTGGTTAGAATATCTCCATTCCATTGTTACGGAAGAGGCGACCTTGAGCCGTGAGGTAGCATATCAGATCTTAAAGGACGTATCCTTAACGGAGAAAAAAGAACCGGATGTCCCTTTGACTACCAGAGAAAAGGACATTTTATATGGAGTAGCTTCTGGCTGGACAAACAAAGAAATTGCGCTGAAATATACCATTTCAGAATATACGGTTAAAAATCATTTGAAGAATATTCTACAGAAGCTCCAGGTGCAGAACCGGGTACAACTCACTCGTTATGCGTTAGAGCAAGGGCTTATTACGGATACTTATTATTCGGAATAAGCTTTTTTTCTTGCTCTCAAGAGGATTGGGAATTGGAGGGGATTCTAATCCAATGTAATGTATCTCACAATTTAGCCACAAACAATCAGGTGTTATAGCCATGTTGAGCTATATGGAAACATTAGGTTTTTATGTACACTATGAGCAGTATTGTTTTAAGGCTAGCAAAGATGGAGGAGAGGCTTTGAAGAGCAAATGTAAATCTCAACTACATTTCAAATGGAATGAACGCCACATCACTATCCATGATATCTCAGAGAATTCAGCAAGCTACAGGGAAATTCATGGGTAATGCTCGCATGCATATCCACCTGTCGAACAACTCCAACAACAAGATAAACCAAAGTATCAACCCTTGGAGCGTCCTCAGACTATTTCTCCTTATCGGCATGTTAGCTCAGCTTCCATTCTTCTCAGGGAATGCGTCTGCCGCTTCCAAAGAACAGCGCTTCATACCGCTGCAGCCGATCATTAACGCGATGAATCCTGGAGAGGAGATTACACTTAAGCCAGGTATGTACCTAGGACCAGTGAATATAGACAAGAGCATTTCCATTCTGGGAGATGCTTCTGTGATGGTTGTGAGTACAGACTCAAGCTCAATTCAGTCTACGTCTACGGATTCTGCTGGATCCACGATTAACATTCGTGCGGACGGCGTGAAGTTGCAGGGATTTACCGTTTTACATCAGCATGGTACCCCTACTGCAGCCATTCAAGTTGAAGCCAATCATGCAGAGATCAAGGATATACATATTCAGACACAGGGCTTTGGCATTCTAGCTCGTAACGCTAATGAGGGTTTCTTCGGAAATAACGTCATCACCTGGACGGGTTCGGAGACGACTTCAAGTAGCCAGAAGGGCAATGGGATTGATCTATACAACTCTCATCGTAACCAGATTGAAGGCAATGAAATTAAAGGTATGCTCGATGGGATCTATATGGAGAATAGCCGCGAAGCTATTGTACAAGGCAATACGTTGCTACATACGAGATATGGTATCCACTGCATGTATGTGGACGGTTCTTATGTCTTGGACAATACAGGTGAGGATAACATCACCGGTGCCATGATTATGGGTGTGAAAAACACTACAGTAACGGGCAATTCATTTCGCAAGCAGAGTGAAAATGTACATTCACAAGGGATTCTTTTATACGACGTTCATCAATCTTCTATAGTTGACAATATCGTTGAAGGCAATCGAGTTGGAATGAACATTGCGGAGTCCACAGATAACGATATTCGTGGTAATGAGGTTCTACGGAATTTTATCGGGTTTCAGCTTGTACTTGCAGAAGGTAATCGGCTCAATCAGAACCAGTTCATCTCGAATGTGATAGATGCTTCGGCAGTAGATAGCAGTGACAACGAGATGTCATCTAATTACTGGGACTCGTTCCGGGGACTTGATCTCAACGGTGATGGGATTAGTGAAATGGCTTATGGAATTAATCCATTCTATGAGCAATTAATCAGCAGAAATTCAGCCTATCAGCTTTTCTTTCAATCGCCGGGAATGGTCTTTTTGAGTGAGTTGTTTACAGAAGGTAAAGAGAATTGGTCAACAGATCAATCACCTCTGATGGCTACGGCCATGGAACCGCAACTGCAACCGGACAAATCCAAGGATATTGTACCGGTATGGGTAATCGGAGTCATTTTATTAAGTTTTGCGGCTAGTATAATGATATATTCGGGGGGATTACGTAAATGAAGAAACGATGGACAATGGCACTAATGCTTATGATGGGGATGCTGTTATTAGCAGCTTGCGGAGCAAAAACATATGCGGCATTACCGATTAACGAAGACGTGGATATCTGCGCCATTTGCAAGATGCAGGTGAAGGATGATGCCTATGCAACACAGCTTACGACAAAGGATGGCAAGAACTATAAGTTTGACGACATCGGCTGCATGAACCAATGGAAAGAAGAAAATGGGACTGAGAACATCGGAATGGATTATGTTCGTGATTATAATGACAAGGAATGGATTGAATACAGTAAAGCGACCTATGTCTATGATGCTTCTCTGCGCACACCGATGGCGTATGGCATTCTTAATTTCAAGGACAAAGCATCCGCTGAAGCGTTTGTTGCCGAGCAAGGAATTGGAACGATCATGACTGCTGAGGAGCTCGCATCCCATGACTGGAAGCAAAACACGGAGATGATGGATATGATGGGGGAGCATGGGCATGACCACGGACATGGTGAAGAAGGAATGGACGAGAAAGGAATGCATGGGGAAGGCGAGAAGAAGGAAGAATCGGGTCACTAGTGATGATGAGTGATCAGGGTGATCCAATATGGTAGACATGTTACTGGTAGCCAAGCGAGAAGTGAAGATGGGATTTCGCAATCCCTGGGCGTATTCGTTCCTAATTCTTTTTTGTACATGTAGCTTAAGCTTACTGCTCATTGATTCGCAGAACTTTGTTCAAGGATACTCAGGCACAACAGGCTCGATGTTAAATCTCATTCTCTATCTTTTGCCACTAATGACACTGTTTCTCGGTTCCTTCTCACTGACTTCAGAAAAGGAAGAGGGAAGCTGGCAGCTGTTGTCTACCTATCCAATCGGCACGATGTCCTTTATTGTTGGGAAATATCTCGGCTTGACGGTGGTGCTAATTACGATTGTTGCATTTGGCTATGGCTTGATGGGAATCATCGGTGGGGTAATTAGTAGCGCGTTAAACGTAACAACATACCTATTATTTCTGGCATTCTCTTGCGGTCTGGTCCTATTATTTCTAACGGTTGCGCTGTTCATCGGCTCCATATCCAAAAATCGGTGGCAAGCGTTAACCATTTCCGTATCCGTTTGGTTCTTTGCTGTGATTGGGTGGCCTACACTTTTACTCGCGATCCTAGGCATTGTGCCTTATCTATGGGTCAAACCGTTACTTGTTGTACTCACCTTTATCAATCCCGCCGAACTGGTACGTTTATTTGTAGTTATTAAGCTTGGTGGAGGCTCGGTGCTCGGACCGGAATATTACCAATGGGTGACATGGGTACAGCAACCAAGTGGCAGTTGGATTTTCTTAATGATCTGTCTGCTGTGGATTACATGTTCTGTACTTGTTGTGTACGGGATCTGGGAAAGGGGACGTTCCCATGGATAAAAAAGTAGAGGCTAGCATCAACGAATTATGTAAAACGATGAAAAAACAATCGATTGTAGAGGGAATCTCCTTTCACATCTCTTCAGGTAACGTGCTCGCCTTATGTGGAGGCAATGGCGCTGGCAAGAGTACCGTTCTGCGTATGTTAGCAGGTATCCTTCGACCTACTTCAGGAGATATCGTTGTGAACCAGATCCGGCAATGGAGTGACCGCAAACGCTATTCGGAACAGATCGGGTACATGCCAGATGATTATCAG
It includes:
- a CDS encoding NosD domain-containing protein, whose product is MGNARMHIHLSNNSNNKINQSINPWSVLRLFLLIGMLAQLPFFSGNASAASKEQRFIPLQPIINAMNPGEEITLKPGMYLGPVNIDKSISILGDASVMVVSTDSSSIQSTSTDSAGSTINIRADGVKLQGFTVLHQHGTPTAAIQVEANHAEIKDIHIQTQGFGILARNANEGFFGNNVITWTGSETTSSSQKGNGIDLYNSHRNQIEGNEIKGMLDGIYMENSREAIVQGNTLLHTRYGIHCMYVDGSYVLDNTGEDNITGAMIMGVKNTTVTGNSFRKQSENVHSQGILLYDVHQSSIVDNIVEGNRVGMNIAESTDNDIRGNEVLRNFIGFQLVLAEGNRLNQNQFISNVIDASAVDSSDNEMSSNYWDSFRGLDLNGDGISEMAYGINPFYEQLISRNSAYQLFFQSPGMVFLSELFTEGKENWSTDQSPLMATAMEPQLQPDKSKDIVPVWVIGVILLSFAASIMIYSGGLRK
- a CDS encoding ABC transporter permease, which codes for MVDMLLVAKREVKMGFRNPWAYSFLILFCTCSLSLLLIDSQNFVQGYSGTTGSMLNLILYLLPLMTLFLGSFSLTSEKEEGSWQLLSTYPIGTMSFIVGKYLGLTVVLITIVAFGYGLMGIIGGVISSALNVTTYLLFLAFSCGLVLLFLTVALFIGSISKNRWQALTISVSVWFFAVIGWPTLLLAILGIVPYLWVKPLLVVLTFINPAELVRLFVVIKLGGGSVLGPEYYQWVTWVQQPSGSWIFLMICLLWITCSVLVVYGIWERGRSHG
- a CDS encoding response regulator transcription factor, whose translation is MSHIRVLVVDDHAHAREAICDILSMDSSLEVIGVVTDGQQAIEFTEQWLPDLILMDIQMPIMNGLEATKRIKLMFPYVKIVMITVSDDVFHLLEALKCGAQGYLLKNLEPSMWLEYLHSIVTEEATLSREVAYQILKDVSLTEKKEPDVPLTTREKDILYGVASGWTNKEIALKYTISEYTVKNHLKNILQKLQVQNRVQLTRYALEQGLITDTYYSE
- a CDS encoding DUF817 domain-containing protein — its product is MKSIVQLLHFGYHQAMSCIFPVVIFGTLALTSVVQVPFFHRYDAILLILLIVQYLMYRSGLETLDEIKVICVFHLIGLTLEIYKVWMGSWSYPEPGYTKLLGVPLYSGFMYASVASFMCQVWRRLRMDMTGWPGGISSVLLGAAIYLNFFTHHFIPDFRWWLTALVFVVFWKTWIIYRVRSTTYRMPLSLAFIIVGFFIWTAENIATFFNGWKYPDQHEAWQLVSFSKISSWFLLVIISVIIVAQLKYVKANRTRNIHS
- a CDS encoding sensor histidine kinase; translated protein: MSYKQIKWMILLIPTLTVGIWEYVRHQFLLPYISMDLGNWLTPVIVYVVSITLVTKLFRNMERIQKELEKERAAKAVLESREKLAKELHDGIAQSLFLLSVQVERLELQRKQEKQLDEVYAIRKTVHEVNRYVRQSIANLRYDAQSHTAQPTLDSIALHNQIGRIIGDTPIPIELEWHIEDDVFTAKEKIELLACLREAVVNIQKHAKASQGWIKGEDKNGYRKITIKDNGRGFTVDPFTLKDRYGLHIMKERLKAMNWNLRLVREQESTILEFSQDGEHV
- a CDS encoding nitrous oxide reductase accessory protein NosL, producing MKKRWTMALMLMMGMLLLAACGAKTYAALPINEDVDICAICKMQVKDDAYATQLTTKDGKNYKFDDIGCMNQWKEENGTENIGMDYVRDYNDKEWIEYSKATYVYDASLRTPMAYGILNFKDKASAEAFVAEQGIGTIMTAEELASHDWKQNTEMMDMMGEHGHDHGHGEEGMDEKGMHGEGEKKEESGH
- a CDS encoding GNAT family N-acetyltransferase; this translates as MSSTIVLAAAEDVRSEDSVQLMKELSEELGLLYGGDGTAGFQLSDVEVPRSAFIVARLDGYPVGCGAIRPLDEHSVEVKRMYTRSDYRRKGVAQAILAEAERLAIQFEYRNLKLQTGPLQPEASALYERMGYYRIPIFHGDWDQVLAYQKDLVNQPATL